The stretch of DNA GAAGTAAAAAAGTACGGTTAGAGGATTTGACGGTTAGTAAAAAGGCATATGTTTTTTTTGTAGTTGCCTGTTTGGCACAGATAGTGACTGTATTTAGGAGTTTTATAATTACAACAACCAATAGTACGATACCTGTGAATTTGTTTTCTAATATTGGGAATATGTTGGTCACCTTTTCCGCTATTATTTTTTACTACTATTTCTGTGATGCGATGTTTACGTCTGAAAAGGCTATTAGTAGTTTTCTTCAATCGGGAATTGTAACCTTAATAGTTTTATATATGCTGGTAGTAATACCGCAAATCATTACCACGTTTACGCCTGCTTTAGATGGATGGGTTAATTTTGTTGGAAGAGTATTTGAAGAACGACATCCAGGAAACACATTATTTTATTTGAATGGTAGTTATGCGACCACGGAACATCGTGTTAATGGTTTTGCACCGGAGGCAAGCTTTTTTGCCGCAATGATTGGGATTATCTTTATTCCTTTATTGCTGTCTGCAATCCATAACCGATATGATGTTTTTAAAAAAAGAGTTAGTCGATATTTTTATTATGCATTATTACTATTGACAATGATTATTTTGATGTTTGCAAGAACAACCACTGGATTTTTGATTGTCTTTTTGGCGATTCTTATTTTACTACTTATTGTTCATGGTCGTGAAAGACTGTTTGTTATGATAATGTTAGGATTTATTCTAATCTTAGTTATTGGATTATATATAGCTAACCCAACTTTTCAAACGTTGGTTAATTCATACTTGCTAAAAAAACAAGGCACCGATAATCGAATGGGCGGAACTATTTCATTATTTAAGATGTTCCTTAGTTATCCAATCTTAGGTGTTGGTAGCGGTGCTACAGACTACTTTATGTTTAAGTACGTACCAATATCTACAACAAATAATTTAGAGTTTTATAGTAATTTCCTCCCGGCTCAGAGTTATCCAGTACAGTCAATTTGGGGAGAATTTTTTGCTTATTTTGGGGTAATAATTATGATTCCAGTTCTGATCTATATTGCCAAAAAAGTAAAAATTGCTATAGGTTTACGCAAATGGCTGCATGAAAAAAATGTAGCTGATCATCAATCAGTCGCACTATATACGTATGTGATTGATGCGTTCTTGTATTCACTTATATTTTTTGCGGTTTTAGCATGTTTTTCATTCTCATGGACGGAATCATACTATTTGTTGTTCTATTCATTTTATATCGTAATTATTAATAAGCTAGCATTGCAGGAGAAGGGATAAAAACCATGAAGATAAAAGTTTTAGTTGCAGCACACAAGCCATATGAAATGCCTAATGATAATCAAGTATATATTCCTATTTTTGTGGGAAGCAAACTACATTCTCAAATACCTGAAAATTATGTTTCAGATGGAACAGGTGACAATATTTCATTGAAAAATCCTCACTTTAATGAGTTAACAGCACTATATTGGGGATGGAAAAATTTGGATTGTGATGCATTAGGACTAGTACATTACCGACGTTATTTGACGGAAAATCATATTCCTAGACGAAATTTGAATGAAATTTTAACTGCTCAACAAATCGAAAACTTGTTTCAAAATAACGATATTATTGTTCCTAAAAAAAGGCATTATTATGTAGAGTCTAATTATGAGCATTATATTCATGTTCATTATCCCGAACCGTTAAAACAAGCTAGACGAATCATTAGTCAAGAATATCCTGCATATCTAAGTGCGTTTGACCTGGTAATGCACCGTAAATCTGCTCATATGTTTAATATGTTTATCATGAAACGAAAACCTTTAAATGCGTATTGCACATGGCTATTTGATATTCTTTTTAAACTTGAAGGCTGCATTGATATTACTGGTTATGATAAGTATGAAACGAGAGTATTTGGTTTTGTGAGCGAAGTCCTATTAGACGTTTGGTTAGAAAAGACGAAATATGTTTATGTAGAAGAAAAGGTCTTGTACTTGGAAGGTCAGAATTATCTAAAAAAGGGCTTTGAAATGCTTCAGCGCAAGTTCAATCCTA from Lactiplantibacillus brownii encodes:
- a CDS encoding O-antigen ligase family protein encodes the protein MTFLLVPISLLNKVLVSGVPGIMNTVPLYLFAIMFFWQVRSKKVRLEDLTVSKKAYVFFVVACLAQIVTVFRSFIITTTNSTIPVNLFSNIGNMLVTFSAIIFYYYFCDAMFTSEKAISSFLQSGIVTLIVLYMLVVIPQIITTFTPALDGWVNFVGRVFEERHPGNTLFYLNGSYATTEHRVNGFAPEASFFAAMIGIIFIPLLLSAIHNRYDVFKKRVSRYFYYALLLLTMIILMFARTTTGFLIVFLAILILLLIVHGRERLFVMIMLGFILILVIGLYIANPTFQTLVNSYLLKKQGTDNRMGGTISLFKMFLSYPILGVGSGATDYFMFKYVPISTTNNLEFYSNFLPAQSYPVQSIWGEFFAYFGVIIMIPVLIYIAKKVKIAIGLRKWLHEKNVADHQSVALYTYVIDAFLYSLIFFAVLACFSFSWTESYYLLFYSFYIVIINKLALQEKG
- a CDS encoding DUF4422 domain-containing protein, translated to MKIKVLVAAHKPYEMPNDNQVYIPIFVGSKLHSQIPENYVSDGTGDNISLKNPHFNELTALYWGWKNLDCDALGLVHYRRYLTENHIPRRNLNEILTAQQIENLFQNNDIIVPKKRHYYVESNYEHYIHVHYPEPLKQARRIISQEYPAYLSAFDLVMHRKSAHMFNMFIMKRKPLNAYCTWLFDILFKLEGCIDITGYDKYETRVFGFVSEVLLDVWLEKTKYVYVEEKVLYLEGQNYLKKGFEMLQRKFNPIHD